The Lycium barbarum isolate Lr01 chromosome 10, ASM1917538v2, whole genome shotgun sequence genome includes a region encoding these proteins:
- the LOC132613826 gene encoding probable xyloglucan endotransglucosylase/hydrolase protein 28, whose translation MVNFLLEFFILFSVLVLVSGTSRKLPTLPFDEGYLQLFGHDNFMVLEDGKSVQISLDERTGAGFVSQDLYLHGFFSASIKLPADYTAGVVVAFYMSNGDMFEKNHDEIDFEFLGNIRAKNWRIQTNIYGNGSTNIGREERYGLWFDPTEDFHTYSILWTDSQIIFYVDNVPIREIKRTEAMGGDFPSKPMSLYATIWDGSSWATNGGKYKVNYKYAPYVAKFSEFVLHGCAVDPIELSPKSDTVQNSASIPTGVSPDQRTKMESFRKKYLQYSYCYDRTRYEVPLSECVIDPKEADRLQGFDPVTFGGIHRHHSKRHHQRQSRREDAPFK comes from the exons atggTGAATTTTCTTCTGGAATTTTTCATACTGTTCTCTGTTCTTGTATTAGTTTCTGGTACTTCAAGAAAGCTCCCAACTTTACCATTTGATGAAGGATACTTACAACTATTTGGCCATGATAATTTTATGGTTCTTGAAGATGGAAAGTCAGTTCAGATTTCTCTAGATGAAAGAAcag GAGCTGGATTTGTGTCTCAAGACCTTTACCTTCATGGCTTCTTCAGTGCTTCTATTAAGTTACCTGCAGATTACACTGCTGGAGTGGTTGTTGCATTTTAT ATGTCTAATGGAGACATGTTTGAGAAGAACCATGATGAAATTGACTTTGAGTTCTTGGGAAATATTAGAGCAAAAAACTGGAGGATTCAAACAAATATATATGGAAATGGTAGCACAAATATTGGCAGAGAAGAAAGATATGGACTCTGGTTTGATCCAACTGAAGATTTTCATACATACagcatcctctggactgacagcCAGATCAT CTTTTATGTAGATAATGTTCCCATAAGAGAGATCAAGAGGACAGAAGCAATGGGTGGGGACTTCCCTTCTAAGCCAATGTCTTTGTATGCTACAATATGGGATGGTTCTAGCTGGGCTACCAATGGGGGCAAATataaagtcaattacaaatatgcCCCTTACGTCGCCAAGTTCTCCGAATTTGTCCTTCATGGATGTGCCGTTGATCCAATTGAATTGTCACCAAAAAGTGACACTGTCCAGAATtctgcatccattccaactggtGTATCCCCTGATCAAAGAACGAAAATGGAGAGCTTCCGAAAGAAATACTTGCAATATTCATACTGTTATGACCGAACTCGATACGAGGTCCCTCTATCTGAATGTGTAATTGATCCCAAGGAAGCTGACCGTCTCCAAGGCTTTGACCCCGTGACCTTTGGTGGCATCCATCGCCATCACAGCAAACGGCACCACCAGAGGCAATCGAGGAGGGAAGACGCGCCCTTTAAATAG